One Bdellovibrio sp. ArHS genomic window carries:
- the gloB gene encoding hydroxyacylglutathione hydrolase gives MNSGLLRVELVPIFEDNYVFVLIDEDQGQAVVVDPGDAEPVLRFLKDRNIQLSGVLLTHHHNDHVGGVKAVARSFNAPIFAPLKNKNQIPYATTYVQEGDTLNVGRFSFSVFELPGHTLGHVAYWCAEKKWLFSGDVVFGLGCGRLFEGTYDQMYGSLQRIKALPEETLIYCTHEYTEANLQFCKMLSSLDDSPITGDDEDLEMYENELTNRRGLDLPSVPLKLFIEKKVNPFLLARSVQQFAYLRDLRNKQ, from the coding sequence ATGAATTCGGGCCTCTTGCGAGTCGAACTCGTCCCTATTTTCGAAGATAACTACGTCTTTGTCCTGATTGACGAAGACCAGGGCCAAGCCGTGGTGGTCGATCCTGGCGATGCGGAACCCGTGCTGCGATTTTTAAAGGACCGCAACATACAACTCAGCGGTGTTCTATTAACCCATCATCACAACGATCATGTAGGCGGCGTTAAAGCTGTCGCAAGATCTTTCAATGCGCCGATCTTTGCCCCACTTAAAAATAAAAATCAAATTCCTTATGCGACAACTTACGTGCAGGAAGGCGACACCCTTAACGTGGGCAGATTTTCCTTCTCGGTCTTTGAATTGCCCGGTCACACTCTGGGACACGTGGCCTACTGGTGTGCCGAGAAAAAATGGCTTTTTTCGGGCGATGTTGTTTTTGGCTTAGGTTGTGGCCGATTGTTTGAGGGCACTTACGATCAGATGTACGGCAGCCTTCAACGCATCAAAGCCTTGCCGGAAGAAACGCTGATTTATTGCACGCATGAATACACCGAAGCCAACCTGCAATTCTGTAAAATGCTGTCGAGCCTCGACGACTCGCCGATCACGGGCGACGACGAGGATTTGGAAATGTATGAGAACGAACTGACCAACCGACGAGGTCTGGATTTACCCAGCGTTCCCTTAAAACTTTTCATCGAGAAAAAAGTGAATCCATTTTTGCTGGCTCGGAGTGTGCAACAGTTTGCCTATCTGCGTGACCTGCGCAATAAACAATAA
- a CDS encoding SidA/IucD/PvdA family monooxygenase — translation MNKHYDLIGLGIGLFNLSVAALLHKTEGIKFAFFDRKHRFDWHSEIMFADSEMQTSYLKDLVTGADPTNPFSFMNYLVQNGLYYSFINTNRKAITRREFEMYCQWASERMPEHLHFNSEIQSVRYDGEKFILQINGDTYTANHICIGTGLAPHLPDFAKEFEGPEVFHAKSSYLKVLDATNKDVVVVGGGQTGLEVFRNCLQGKWGSPKSLKLIASRPNLEPLDNSPFVNEYFAPSYVRDFLQLDQSLKDPIVKHQKLASDGNTPEYLETLYRDLYQLKHVWKDPREIQILPYRRVTGLQKWADRFKLTIKNGFNQTEETTGADTVILSTGFRVNIPPIIEPLHDLIHFDQDGRFQMNENFQISWQGSQKNKIYALNFSRHGHGISEPQTSLMAWRSAKIINDLMQKEVFPIHRAVPNFTTYI, via the coding sequence ATGAATAAACATTATGACTTAATTGGTCTGGGTATCGGACTTTTCAATCTGAGCGTCGCGGCCCTTTTGCACAAGACCGAGGGAATTAAATTCGCCTTCTTTGATCGCAAACACCGCTTTGACTGGCACTCGGAAATCATGTTTGCCGATTCAGAAATGCAAACATCTTATTTGAAAGATCTGGTGACCGGGGCCGATCCGACCAATCCGTTTTCCTTTATGAACTATTTGGTGCAAAACGGTCTGTACTATTCCTTTATCAATACGAACCGCAAGGCCATCACACGGCGCGAATTTGAGATGTACTGTCAGTGGGCCAGTGAAAGAATGCCAGAGCATTTACACTTCAATAGCGAAATTCAATCCGTGCGCTATGACGGGGAAAAATTCATTTTACAAATCAATGGGGATACCTACACCGCCAATCATATCTGTATTGGCACGGGCCTAGCGCCGCACCTGCCGGATTTTGCCAAAGAGTTTGAGGGGCCCGAAGTGTTCCACGCCAAGTCCAGCTACCTTAAAGTTTTGGATGCCACTAACAAAGATGTTGTGGTGGTCGGTGGCGGACAGACGGGGCTTGAGGTTTTTCGCAACTGCCTGCAGGGAAAATGGGGTTCGCCGAAAAGTCTTAAGCTGATTGCCAGTCGCCCCAATCTTGAGCCCTTGGATAATTCACCTTTTGTGAATGAATACTTTGCGCCGTCTTATGTGCGGGACTTCTTACAACTGGATCAGTCCTTGAAAGATCCCATCGTAAAACATCAAAAGCTTGCCAGCGATGGCAATACACCAGAGTACCTCGAGACATTATATCGCGATCTTTATCAGTTAAAGCATGTCTGGAAAGACCCTCGTGAAATTCAGATTCTTCCGTATCGTCGGGTGACAGGTCTGCAAAAGTGGGCGGATCGTTTTAAATTGACCATTAAGAACGGCTTCAATCAAACGGAAGAGACAACGGGTGCCGATACGGTCATTTTAAGCACAGGGTTCCGAGTGAATATTCCCCCCATCATTGAACCTTTGCATGACCTGATTCATTTTGATCAGGACGGTCGCTTTCAGATGAATGAAAACTTCCAAATTTCTTGGCAAGGGTCTCAGAAAAATAAGATCTACGCTTTGAATTTCAGTCGTCACGGTCATGGCATCTCTGAGCCGCAGACCAGTTTGATGGCGTGGCGGTCCGCGAAGATCATTAACGACTTAATGCAAAAAGAAGTTTTTCCCATTCATCGAGCGGTTCCTAATTTTACGACTTACATTTAG
- a CDS encoding TonB-dependent receptor, with protein sequence MKSIVFILLLIPTVGRAQEESQPSQIESIQVQGHKENKTYQESAESISVLKSNEVDAPVQKESLQVINASPNVTVNKNDDSFSIRGINNTGVTGFQKDNLSSVLIDNVFQTDLAIKAGSFELWDTDQLELYRGPQSTTQGVNSLAGSILLFHNKPTADNEVMGRLGYGSYNRLNLSLLGNTAWLEGALKGRISYNHDQDDGFIKNLATNNSKWGKKSKKALTLDLVYDLNATDFLRWNSKLFQNETGGNYVQSSNPFDYEVDEDVDSDSKTTNQQTSLTYSKQINESWRNEAVVAFSLAHNDETSDADGTRNPTAGVRTEEHQDRFVSFENLLKYQSGSVKNVLGFHAHDYYLNDRAHFNILYPVSAGVYTPVDSTQETEKYRTVFALFDSYLWKFTSTQSLNLGLRYEYVKNKYGATVTAKRTQNLGGGVNAAIDNYLNSVSGSYEDTNDNSILLPKAAYTVTNGAHSYSGSYSEGYRTGGLSINRKRAKVDSYDPEKTSNYELSYKWSESFGTLSSNVFYTDWKDQQVQIQLSNDIFDTQVVNAASSEVYGAEVELQMQPVSRHQFTVGAGYVKTRFKDFVSGSKDYSGNEFPFAPNWTGKIHYLYHVNSEWTATSTVRYLGTSYGNAENTLDSPEQFYWDASVQYAMNAWNMGIDFYVRNLLNSQYVIYDRTSSIGGQTVNYKQVNSPQELGVTLSWYL encoded by the coding sequence ATGAAGAGCATTGTATTTATATTGCTATTAATTCCAACTGTGGGCCGGGCTCAAGAAGAGTCTCAGCCAAGCCAGATTGAAAGTATCCAAGTTCAAGGTCATAAGGAAAACAAGACTTATCAGGAAAGCGCTGAAAGTATTTCCGTTCTGAAAAGCAATGAAGTCGATGCCCCGGTGCAAAAGGAATCCTTGCAGGTCATCAATGCTTCTCCGAATGTCACGGTGAACAAGAATGATGATAGCTTCAGTATTCGTGGTATTAACAATACCGGTGTGACGGGGTTTCAGAAGGATAATTTGTCTTCGGTCCTGATCGACAACGTGTTTCAGACCGACTTGGCCATCAAAGCCGGAAGCTTTGAATTGTGGGACACCGACCAGTTGGAACTTTACCGGGGACCACAGTCTACGACTCAGGGAGTGAACTCTTTGGCCGGAAGTATTTTGTTGTTTCATAATAAGCCCACGGCAGACAATGAAGTGATGGGACGTTTGGGATACGGCAGCTACAATCGTTTGAATCTTTCTCTTTTGGGAAATACTGCGTGGCTTGAAGGCGCTCTGAAAGGTCGGATTTCATACAATCATGATCAAGACGATGGATTTATCAAGAATCTTGCGACCAATAATTCCAAGTGGGGGAAGAAATCCAAAAAGGCGCTGACGCTGGATCTGGTTTACGATCTGAATGCCACGGACTTTTTGCGTTGGAATAGTAAACTTTTTCAGAATGAAACCGGGGGAAACTATGTGCAAAGTTCCAACCCCTTTGACTATGAAGTCGATGAAGACGTGGATTCTGACAGCAAGACCACCAATCAGCAGACCTCGTTAACATATTCAAAACAAATCAACGAGTCTTGGCGTAATGAGGCGGTGGTGGCTTTTTCTTTGGCCCACAACGATGAAACCAGTGATGCCGATGGAACTCGCAACCCCACAGCCGGAGTCAGAACCGAAGAGCACCAAGACCGTTTCGTGAGTTTTGAAAACTTACTGAAATACCAAAGCGGCTCGGTGAAAAATGTTCTGGGCTTCCACGCTCATGATTATTATCTGAACGACCGGGCTCATTTTAATATTCTTTATCCGGTTTCTGCGGGCGTTTACACGCCCGTTGACTCGACTCAGGAAACGGAAAAGTATCGCACGGTTTTCGCCTTGTTCGATTCCTATCTTTGGAAGTTCACTTCCACCCAATCCTTAAATCTGGGATTGCGCTACGAGTATGTTAAAAATAAGTATGGCGCGACAGTCACAGCGAAACGAACCCAGAATCTGGGCGGTGGAGTCAACGCCGCTATCGATAACTACTTAAACAGCGTATCGGGAAGTTACGAAGACACGAACGACAATTCGATCCTGCTGCCCAAAGCCGCTTACACCGTGACCAACGGCGCCCATAGCTACAGCGGCTCTTATTCCGAGGGCTATCGCACGGGAGGCTTAAGCATCAATCGCAAGCGCGCCAAAGTCGACTCGTATGACCCGGAAAAAACCAGCAACTATGAGCTGTCTTACAAGTGGAGTGAGTCATTTGGTACCTTAAGTTCGAACGTGTTTTATACAGACTGGAAGGATCAACAGGTTCAGATCCAGCTTTCAAATGATATTTTCGACACCCAGGTTGTGAATGCCGCATCCTCGGAAGTGTATGGCGCAGAAGTGGAACTGCAGATGCAGCCCGTGTCTCGCCATCAGTTCACGGTGGGTGCTGGATATGTGAAGACGCGCTTTAAAGACTTCGTCAGTGGAAGTAAAGATTATTCTGGAAATGAATTTCCCTTTGCGCCCAATTGGACGGGGAAGATTCATTACCTCTATCACGTAAATTCCGAGTGGACGGCCACTAGCACCGTTCGCTATTTGGGAACCTCTTATGGGAATGCCGAAAATACGCTGGATTCCCCTGAGCAATTCTATTGGGATGCGTCTGTTCAATACGCTATGAATGCCTGGAATATGGGAATAGATTTTTATGTCCGAAATCTTCTGAATTCTCAGTACGTGATTTATGATCGAACTTCTTCGATTGGTGGGCAGACGGTGAACTATAAGCAGGTGAATTCGCCTCAAGAACTCGGGGTGACGCTTTCTTGGTATCTCTAG